Within the Flavobacterium sp. N502536 genome, the region ACCTTAGAGTTTAAACTCATAAACATTCCCACCAGTCTTATTGGCCTTCTCGTCGGCGATCAGCAAGGTGTTGTTGTCTTTAAAAACAATGGCTTCTTTTTGCGAAAAGTGGTCCAGCTTAATTTCGATTTGAGATCCTTTATGAAACAAATCGTTTTTGTAGCCTTTAAACAAAACAATTTTATCATGACTTAACAAAACTACTTTTTTCCCGTCGGGACTAATCGTAGCACTGGTTAAAACACAATGATTGTAGTTGTCGCAAGTCTTAAACTCTCCTATTTTAGTCGCTTTCTGTGTTCCGGGCGCATTTAAAATTTTATAAATAAAGGCAGTTCCGTCAAAGTTTTTACTGCGGTTTTTGGTAAAAAGATAAAAGTAGTTTCCGTGTTCAAAAAAGCCTTCGACATCAAAAAACAGTGCTTTTTTCTTTGGTGGAAATTCCGTTTGCTCCGGATAGGAAAACGAAACTTTATATTCTGCCACTGCCTGAGCTTTATTCAACTGGTTTTTATTGACTTTATAAATACACAAATCTCTACGTTCGTTGTCGTTATTCCCAAAATCGCCAATATAGATGTTGCCGCTTTTGTCTTTCGTAATATCTTCCCAATCTACGTTTGTCGCATTTGAAATTGTGATGGCTTTTGCCAGTTTCCCATCTGACTTTATCGCATAAATCTCATTTTTATTACCACTGTCCTCCAAAGCATAAATTAGATTTGTTTCAGGGAAATAAGTAATTCCCGAAACTTCTTTTAATTTCTTCGGCAGTGCATAAAGTGTTTTAAAATTTGTATTGGACTGTTGCTGACAAGCCAATAAAGCAATAGAGATTCCAAGTAAAAACTTTTTCATGATATTTTCTTTTTAACATTTTAACCCATTCTGCATTTAAACCAGGTTGGTATTTTTAAAATTACGTGTAATAAACTCAAAAGCGGCAAACATAATATGT harbors:
- a CDS encoding SdiA-regulated domain-containing protein, with protein sequence MKKFLLGISIALLACQQQSNTNFKTLYALPKKLKEVSGITYFPETNLIYALEDSGNKNEIYAIKSDGKLAKAITISNATNVDWEDITKDKSGNIYIGDFGNNDNERRDLCIYKVNKNQLNKAQAVAEYKVSFSYPEQTEFPPKKKALFFDVEGFFEHGNYFYLFTKNRSKNFDGTAFIYKILNAPGTQKATKIGEFKTCDNYNHCVLTSATISPDGKKVVLLSHDKIVLFKGYKNDLFHKGSQIEIKLDHFSQKEAIVFKDNNTLLIADEKANKTGGNVYEFKL